The following are from one region of the Vitis riparia cultivar Riparia Gloire de Montpellier isolate 1030 chromosome 14, EGFV_Vit.rip_1.0, whole genome shotgun sequence genome:
- the LOC117931086 gene encoding cytochrome P450 724B1 codes for MVELGALPTVLALFLGLVLAFLVKFFFSRAHTNLPHGKMGWPLLGETLAYLKPHKSDSIGIFLQEHCSRYGKVFKSHLFGHRTIVSCDHELNMFILQNEEKLFQSSYPQALHGILGRNSLILVSGDVHKKLRSLALGMIGGTKSTVNFLPSIESLSISMMESWKGCKEVVFCKEAKRFTFNLMMKQSLSIGPDEAVTAQILEDFHTFMKGFVSLPIYIPGTSYHKAVKARERITSTVKGIIEGRRKENRLQNGDFLDVILSKENLTDEERVSLILDLLLGGHETTATLMALLIYFLAHSPQALQQLREEHLAIRKNKNDGELLSWEDYKQMNFTLNVIYEGLRCGNVVKFVHRKSLEDIRFKEYLIPAGWKVLPVFTAVHHDPCLHENPWDFNPWRWDDQATNKKVSFFGGGQRLCPGADLAKLETAFFLHHLVLNYRWKIKGDNFPLAYPYVEFHKELAIEIEPIHKTLEQKC; via the exons ATGGTTGAGTTGGGGGCCTTGCCAACAGTATTGGCTCTATTTCTAGGACTAGTTTTGGCTTTTCTTGTGAAATTCTTCTTTTCCAGAGCGCATACGAACTTACCTCATGGGAAAATGGGATGGCCCCTTCTGGGGGAGACTCTTGCCTACCTGAAGCCACATAAATCCGACTCTATAGGGATCTTCTTGCAGGAACATTGCTCTAG GTATGGGAAAGTCTTCAAATCACATCTATTTGGTCACAGAACCATAGTTTCCTGCGACCATGAGCTCAACATGTTCATTCTTCAGAATGAAGAGAAGCTATTCCAGTCCAGCTATCCCCAGGCCCTTCATGGCATCTTAGGAAGAAATTCTTTGATTCTTGTGTCCGGGGACGTTCACAAAAAGCTAAGAAGTCTTGCTCTAGGCATGATTGGTGGTACTAAGTCGACAGTCAACTTCCTTCCTTCCATAGAAAGCCTGTCAATATCAATGATGGAGTCATGGAAAGGATGCAAAGAAGTTGTCTTCTGCAAAGAAGCTAAAAGG TTCACGTTCAATCTCATGATGAAGCAAAGTCTAAGTATTGGACCAGATGAGGCAGTGACCGCTCAGATATTGGAAGACTTCCATACCTTCATGAAGGGCTTTGTGTCTCTCCCAATATATATCCCAGGAACCTCCTATCATAAGGCTGTGAAG GCTAGAGAAAGGATCACCTCCACTGTCAAAGGGATCATAGAAGGAAGGAGGAAAGAGAATAGGCTTCAAAATGGAGACTTTCTAGATGTGATTTTATCAAAGGAGAACTTAACTGATGAAGAGAGAGTGAGTCTTATTTTGGATCTGTTGCTTGGAGGCCATGAAACCACTGCCACACTGATGGCTTTACTCATCTACTTTCTCGCACATTCACCACAAGCTCTTCAACAGCTGAGG GAGGAACACCTAGccataaggaaaaacaaaaacgatGGAGAGCTCTTGAGTTGGGAAGATTACAAGCAGATGAACTTCACCCTCAAT GTCATATATGAAGGCCTGAGATGTGGGAATGTGGTCAAGTTTGTGCACAGAAAATCTCTTGAAGATATCAGATTCAAAG AGTATCTCATTCCTGCAGGATGGAAGGTTCTCCCTGTCTTTACTGCAGTGCACCATGATCCCTGTCTTCATGAAAATCCTTGGGATTTCAACCCTTGGAGATGGGAC GATCAAGCAACCAACAAAAAGGTCAGCTTCTTTGGCGGAGGACAGCGGCTGTGTCCAGGGGCAGACCTAGCCAAATTGGAAACCGCTTTCTTCCTTCACCATCTTGTCCTCAACTATAG GTGGAAAATAAAAGGAGATAATTTCCCTCTTGCTTACCCTTATGTGGAGTTCCACAAAGAATTGGCAATTGAGATAGAGCCAATACACAAGACATTGGAACAGAAATGTTAG